From a single Gadus morhua chromosome 3, gadMor3.0, whole genome shotgun sequence genomic region:
- the tnip2 gene encoding TNFAIP3-interacting protein 2 isoform X2 gives MENASVDMVSEVKIRSYNALNTLYHETQQDIVNLNTQLCIRDNVIGELKAKLGKYERISIHVDENEPVLVGPSKSLIESLCQEICKLKKRKNELEIKAARQADASQQEIQHLRGRLVESERELVHLRAQPDHRKDQEIHRLRARLLEQERDGATRAVLCSSLAEEAEQLQLQLGLTIRTCQELMARLEAGKAGRGRAEETPSQQKPEETSEASSSMSDIAVVENLNAKWQRYDSSREEYVRVLCHRLRDCSAQASATATTTTTTTTSNSSNTTSNNSNNNTTSRAAGAGLVLLQQEVTRLNGLLADKMDDVDKLGREIEETRRLNKERTQTLEQQVLIYTEDFRWERADRERAQERIQSLQDQLARLQQELHVQEPEDESLEVAPLRRTVHTEQRISPRHHGQQLVRSAAEPSKQQLQLQQPPAVAMAMPSMVWGGHSQGQGELLCPRCQSRYSDTDTVEYLNHCQECANL, from the exons ATGGAAAACGCCAGTGTTGATATGGTCAGTGAGGTGAAGATACGGAGTTATAACGCTTTAAATACGCTTTATCACGAAACGCAACAAGATATCGTGAATTTAAACACGCAGCTGTGCATACGGGACAATGTCATTGGCGAATTAAAAGCGAAGCTGGGGAAATACGAACGGATCTCTATTCATGTTGATGAAAATGAACCTGTCCTCGTTGGACCTTCCAAATCATTGATCGAAAGCTTGTGCCAGGAAATCTGtaaattgaaaaaaagaaagaatgagtTGGAGATAAAAGCTGCCAGACAGGCAGACGCATCGCAACAA GAGATCCAGCATCTGCGGGGCCGTCTGGTGGAGAGCGAGCGGGAGCTGGTGCATCTCCGGGCCCAGCCCGACCACCGCAAGGACCAGGAGATCCACCGGCTGCGGGCCCGCCTGCTGGAGCAGGAGCGAGACGGCGCCACACGGGCCGTGCTCTGCAGCTCGCTGGCGGAGGAGGCCgagcagctccagctccagctggGCCTCACTATCCGGACCTGCCAGGAGCTGATGGCCCGGCTGGAGGCAGGGAAGGCCGGAcgggggagagcagaggagacccCCTCCCAGCAGAAACCAGAAGAG ACGTCAGAGGCCTCCAGCTCGATGAGTGATATCGCTGTG GTGGAGAACCTGAACGCCAAATGGCAGCGGTACGACTCCAGCAGGGAGGAGTACGTCAGAGTGTTGTGTCACAGGCTGAGAGACTGCAGCGCCCAGGCCtctgccaccgccaccaccaccaccaccaccaccaccagcaacagcagcaacaccaccagcaacaacagcaacaacaacaccaccagcagAGCGGCAGGCGCCGGCCTAGTGCTTCTCCAGCAGGAGGTGACCAGACTCAACGGCCTACTGGCAGACAAGATGGACGACGTTGATAAGCTGGGCCGGGAGAtagaggagaccaggagactgAACAAGGAGCGGACACAGACCCTGGAGCAGCAG GTGCTGATCTACACGGAGGACTTCAGGTGGGAACGGGCCGACCGGGAGAGAGCCCAGGAGAGGATCCAGAGCCTGCAGGACCAGCTCGCCCGCCTGCAGCAAGAGCTCCACGTACAG GAGCCAGAAGACGAGAGCCTTGAAGTGGCACCCTTGCGTCGCACCGTGCACACCGAGCAACGAATCTCCCCGAGGCATCACGGGCAACAGTTGGTACGGTCCGCCGCTGAACCGTCAAAACAgcagctgcagctgcagcaACCACCTGCAGTCGCCATGGCAATGCCCAGcatggtgtggggggggcatAGCCAGGGCCAAGGAGAACTGTTGTGCCCGCGCTGTCAGAGCAGGTACAGCGACACGGACACCGTGGAGTATCTGAACCACTGCCAGGAGTGTGCCAACCTATGA
- the tnip2 gene encoding TNFAIP3-interacting protein 2 isoform X1, protein MENASVDMVSEVKIRSYNALNTLYHETQQDIVNLNTQLCIRDNVIGELKAKLGKYERISIHVDENEPVLVGPSKSLIESLCQEICKLKKRKNELEIKAARQADASQQEIQHLRGRLVESERELVHLRAQPDHRKDQEIHRLRARLLEQERDGATRAVLCSSLAEEAEQLQLQLGLTIRTCQELMARLEAGKAGRGRAEETPSQQKPEETSEASSSMSDIAVVCQLKEDNRLLKQRVAHVENLNAKWQRYDSSREEYVRVLCHRLRDCSAQASATATTTTTTTTSNSSNTTSNNSNNNTTSRAAGAGLVLLQQEVTRLNGLLADKMDDVDKLGREIEETRRLNKERTQTLEQQVLIYTEDFRWERADRERAQERIQSLQDQLARLQQELHVQEPEDESLEVAPLRRTVHTEQRISPRHHGQQLVRSAAEPSKQQLQLQQPPAVAMAMPSMVWGGHSQGQGELLCPRCQSRYSDTDTVEYLNHCQECANL, encoded by the exons ATGGAAAACGCCAGTGTTGATATGGTCAGTGAGGTGAAGATACGGAGTTATAACGCTTTAAATACGCTTTATCACGAAACGCAACAAGATATCGTGAATTTAAACACGCAGCTGTGCATACGGGACAATGTCATTGGCGAATTAAAAGCGAAGCTGGGGAAATACGAACGGATCTCTATTCATGTTGATGAAAATGAACCTGTCCTCGTTGGACCTTCCAAATCATTGATCGAAAGCTTGTGCCAGGAAATCTGtaaattgaaaaaaagaaagaatgagtTGGAGATAAAAGCTGCCAGACAGGCAGACGCATCGCAACAA GAGATCCAGCATCTGCGGGGCCGTCTGGTGGAGAGCGAGCGGGAGCTGGTGCATCTCCGGGCCCAGCCCGACCACCGCAAGGACCAGGAGATCCACCGGCTGCGGGCCCGCCTGCTGGAGCAGGAGCGAGACGGCGCCACACGGGCCGTGCTCTGCAGCTCGCTGGCGGAGGAGGCCgagcagctccagctccagctggGCCTCACTATCCGGACCTGCCAGGAGCTGATGGCCCGGCTGGAGGCAGGGAAGGCCGGAcgggggagagcagaggagacccCCTCCCAGCAGAAACCAGAAGAG ACGTCAGAGGCCTCCAGCTCGATGAGTGATATCGCTGTGGTATGTCAACTTAAGGAGGATAATAGACTGCTTAAACAGCGAGTGGCACAT GTGGAGAACCTGAACGCCAAATGGCAGCGGTACGACTCCAGCAGGGAGGAGTACGTCAGAGTGTTGTGTCACAGGCTGAGAGACTGCAGCGCCCAGGCCtctgccaccgccaccaccaccaccaccaccaccaccagcaacagcagcaacaccaccagcaacaacagcaacaacaacaccaccagcagAGCGGCAGGCGCCGGCCTAGTGCTTCTCCAGCAGGAGGTGACCAGACTCAACGGCCTACTGGCAGACAAGATGGACGACGTTGATAAGCTGGGCCGGGAGAtagaggagaccaggagactgAACAAGGAGCGGACACAGACCCTGGAGCAGCAG GTGCTGATCTACACGGAGGACTTCAGGTGGGAACGGGCCGACCGGGAGAGAGCCCAGGAGAGGATCCAGAGCCTGCAGGACCAGCTCGCCCGCCTGCAGCAAGAGCTCCACGTACAG GAGCCAGAAGACGAGAGCCTTGAAGTGGCACCCTTGCGTCGCACCGTGCACACCGAGCAACGAATCTCCCCGAGGCATCACGGGCAACAGTTGGTACGGTCCGCCGCTGAACCGTCAAAACAgcagctgcagctgcagcaACCACCTGCAGTCGCCATGGCAATGCCCAGcatggtgtggggggggcatAGCCAGGGCCAAGGAGAACTGTTGTGCCCGCGCTGTCAGAGCAGGTACAGCGACACGGACACCGTGGAGTATCTGAACCACTGCCAGGAGTGTGCCAACCTATGA
- the tnip2 gene encoding TNFAIP3-interacting protein 2 isoform X4, with the protein MSDPMSEVFPIQQEIQHLRGRLVESERELVHLRAQPDHRKDQEIHRLRARLLEQERDGATRAVLCSSLAEEAEQLQLQLGLTIRTCQELMARLEAGKAGRGRAEETPSQQKPEETSEASSSMSDIAVVCQLKEDNRLLKQRVAHVENLNAKWQRYDSSREEYVRVLCHRLRDCSAQASATATTTTTTTTSNSSNTTSNNSNNNTTSRAAGAGLVLLQQEVTRLNGLLADKMDDVDKLGREIEETRRLNKERTQTLEQQVLIYTEDFRWERADRERAQERIQSLQDQLARLQQELHVQEPEDESLEVAPLRRTVHTEQRISPRHHGQQLVRSAAEPSKQQLQLQQPPAVAMAMPSMVWGGHSQGQGELLCPRCQSRYSDTDTVEYLNHCQECANL; encoded by the exons ATGTCTGACCCAATGTCTGAAGTGTTTCCCATCCAACAG GAGATCCAGCATCTGCGGGGCCGTCTGGTGGAGAGCGAGCGGGAGCTGGTGCATCTCCGGGCCCAGCCCGACCACCGCAAGGACCAGGAGATCCACCGGCTGCGGGCCCGCCTGCTGGAGCAGGAGCGAGACGGCGCCACACGGGCCGTGCTCTGCAGCTCGCTGGCGGAGGAGGCCgagcagctccagctccagctggGCCTCACTATCCGGACCTGCCAGGAGCTGATGGCCCGGCTGGAGGCAGGGAAGGCCGGAcgggggagagcagaggagacccCCTCCCAGCAGAAACCAGAAGAG ACGTCAGAGGCCTCCAGCTCGATGAGTGATATCGCTGTGGTATGTCAACTTAAGGAGGATAATAGACTGCTTAAACAGCGAGTGGCACAT GTGGAGAACCTGAACGCCAAATGGCAGCGGTACGACTCCAGCAGGGAGGAGTACGTCAGAGTGTTGTGTCACAGGCTGAGAGACTGCAGCGCCCAGGCCtctgccaccgccaccaccaccaccaccaccaccaccagcaacagcagcaacaccaccagcaacaacagcaacaacaacaccaccagcagAGCGGCAGGCGCCGGCCTAGTGCTTCTCCAGCAGGAGGTGACCAGACTCAACGGCCTACTGGCAGACAAGATGGACGACGTTGATAAGCTGGGCCGGGAGAtagaggagaccaggagactgAACAAGGAGCGGACACAGACCCTGGAGCAGCAG GTGCTGATCTACACGGAGGACTTCAGGTGGGAACGGGCCGACCGGGAGAGAGCCCAGGAGAGGATCCAGAGCCTGCAGGACCAGCTCGCCCGCCTGCAGCAAGAGCTCCACGTACAG GAGCCAGAAGACGAGAGCCTTGAAGTGGCACCCTTGCGTCGCACCGTGCACACCGAGCAACGAATCTCCCCGAGGCATCACGGGCAACAGTTGGTACGGTCCGCCGCTGAACCGTCAAAACAgcagctgcagctgcagcaACCACCTGCAGTCGCCATGGCAATGCCCAGcatggtgtggggggggcatAGCCAGGGCCAAGGAGAACTGTTGTGCCCGCGCTGTCAGAGCAGGTACAGCGACACGGACACCGTGGAGTATCTGAACCACTGCCAGGAGTGTGCCAACCTATGA
- the tnip2 gene encoding TNFAIP3-interacting protein 2 isoform X3 codes for MSDPMSEVFPIQQVESEIQHLRGRLVESERELVHLRAQPDHRKDQEIHRLRARLLEQERDGATRAVLCSSLAEEAEQLQLQLGLTIRTCQELMARLEAGKAGRGRAEETPSQQKPEETSEASSSMSDIAVVCQLKEDNRLLKQRVAHVENLNAKWQRYDSSREEYVRVLCHRLRDCSAQASATATTTTTTTTSNSSNTTSNNSNNNTTSRAAGAGLVLLQQEVTRLNGLLADKMDDVDKLGREIEETRRLNKERTQTLEQQVLIYTEDFRWERADRERAQERIQSLQDQLARLQQELHVQEPEDESLEVAPLRRTVHTEQRISPRHHGQQLVRSAAEPSKQQLQLQQPPAVAMAMPSMVWGGHSQGQGELLCPRCQSRYSDTDTVEYLNHCQECANL; via the exons ATGTCTGACCCAATGTCTGAAGTGTTTCCCATCCAACAGGTTGAGTCT GAGATCCAGCATCTGCGGGGCCGTCTGGTGGAGAGCGAGCGGGAGCTGGTGCATCTCCGGGCCCAGCCCGACCACCGCAAGGACCAGGAGATCCACCGGCTGCGGGCCCGCCTGCTGGAGCAGGAGCGAGACGGCGCCACACGGGCCGTGCTCTGCAGCTCGCTGGCGGAGGAGGCCgagcagctccagctccagctggGCCTCACTATCCGGACCTGCCAGGAGCTGATGGCCCGGCTGGAGGCAGGGAAGGCCGGAcgggggagagcagaggagacccCCTCCCAGCAGAAACCAGAAGAG ACGTCAGAGGCCTCCAGCTCGATGAGTGATATCGCTGTGGTATGTCAACTTAAGGAGGATAATAGACTGCTTAAACAGCGAGTGGCACAT GTGGAGAACCTGAACGCCAAATGGCAGCGGTACGACTCCAGCAGGGAGGAGTACGTCAGAGTGTTGTGTCACAGGCTGAGAGACTGCAGCGCCCAGGCCtctgccaccgccaccaccaccaccaccaccaccaccagcaacagcagcaacaccaccagcaacaacagcaacaacaacaccaccagcagAGCGGCAGGCGCCGGCCTAGTGCTTCTCCAGCAGGAGGTGACCAGACTCAACGGCCTACTGGCAGACAAGATGGACGACGTTGATAAGCTGGGCCGGGAGAtagaggagaccaggagactgAACAAGGAGCGGACACAGACCCTGGAGCAGCAG GTGCTGATCTACACGGAGGACTTCAGGTGGGAACGGGCCGACCGGGAGAGAGCCCAGGAGAGGATCCAGAGCCTGCAGGACCAGCTCGCCCGCCTGCAGCAAGAGCTCCACGTACAG GAGCCAGAAGACGAGAGCCTTGAAGTGGCACCCTTGCGTCGCACCGTGCACACCGAGCAACGAATCTCCCCGAGGCATCACGGGCAACAGTTGGTACGGTCCGCCGCTGAACCGTCAAAACAgcagctgcagctgcagcaACCACCTGCAGTCGCCATGGCAATGCCCAGcatggtgtggggggggcatAGCCAGGGCCAAGGAGAACTGTTGTGCCCGCGCTGTCAGAGCAGGTACAGCGACACGGACACCGTGGAGTATCTGAACCACTGCCAGGAGTGTGCCAACCTATGA